The following proteins are encoded in a genomic region of Neosynechococcus sphagnicola sy1:
- the topA gene encoding type I DNA topoisomerase — MAVRLLVTRERQRRAFRTGSYWDLKALLEHEQTPFEARLTTLGGIRLATGSDFDESTGQIVAGRQVLLLNEAQARELQARLLTQPWSVTHLEEKPVTRKPSPPFTTSTLQQEANRKLRLTARDTMRVAQSLYEQGYISYMRTDSVHLSQQAIAATRECVQQMYGSQYLSPQPRQYTTKSKGAQEAHEAIRPAGSAFRTPQETGLTGRELQLYDLIWKRTVATQMAEARQTHITVQLQVEDAGFRTTGKRIDFPGFFRAYVEGSDDPDAAIEDQEVILPLLRVGDAPECQELRAVGHETQPPARYTEASLVKTLESEGIGRPSTYATIIGTIIDRGYAQMVGHALIPTFTAFAVTTLLEKHFPDLVDPGFTARMEQTLDEISTGEAQWLPYLRNFYLGDSGLETQTREREGAIDPNEARTVQLESPSEAALPYKVRIGRFGPYIEVENDSGSVKASIPKDLTPADLSFEQVEILLRQKTEGPDKVGSHPDTGEPIYLLVGNYGPYVQLGEATDASPKPKRASLPKGVTTDNLTLETAVGLLALPRTLGTHPETGGKIQAGLGRFGPYIVHDQGKEGKDYRSLKAGDDVLTIALDRSLELLAEPKGRRGSRGQIKPLRELGAHPEDADPVNLYNGPYGPYIKHGKTNVSLPEGETIETVTLAMALELLAAKSSQKKSGRKTSKATAIQTPATTKTSKTTKTSRKTVGTPAKTGKPRGSRKTTSSGS, encoded by the coding sequence GTGGCTGTCCGCCTCCTAGTAACTCGGGAGCGCCAACGCCGTGCCTTTCGCACCGGGAGTTATTGGGATCTTAAAGCCCTCCTAGAACACGAACAGACCCCCTTTGAAGCCCGCTTGACAACTTTAGGGGGCATCCGACTGGCAACGGGGAGTGATTTTGATGAATCAACGGGGCAAATTGTAGCGGGACGGCAGGTGCTGCTGCTGAATGAAGCTCAAGCACGAGAACTGCAAGCACGGTTGCTGACCCAGCCCTGGAGCGTGACCCACCTAGAAGAGAAGCCCGTTACCCGCAAGCCTTCGCCTCCGTTTACCACTTCGACACTGCAACAAGAAGCCAACCGGAAGTTGCGCCTCACCGCCCGCGATACCATGCGAGTGGCTCAGAGCCTTTATGAACAGGGCTACATTAGCTACATGCGGACGGACTCCGTTCACCTGTCTCAGCAGGCGATCGCCGCCACCCGTGAATGTGTGCAGCAGATGTATGGTTCTCAGTACCTGAGTCCCCAACCCCGTCAGTACACCACCAAGAGTAAAGGGGCACAGGAAGCCCATGAAGCGATTCGGCCTGCGGGAAGTGCTTTTCGCACGCCCCAGGAAACTGGTTTAACTGGTCGTGAGTTACAGCTCTATGACCTGATTTGGAAGCGCACCGTTGCCACCCAAATGGCCGAAGCCCGTCAGACCCACATTACGGTGCAACTCCAAGTTGAAGACGCAGGCTTCCGCACCACTGGCAAGCGTATTGACTTCCCAGGATTTTTTCGTGCCTACGTGGAAGGCTCTGATGATCCCGATGCCGCCATTGAAGATCAGGAGGTGATTCTGCCCCTCCTCCGAGTTGGGGATGCCCCTGAGTGCCAGGAATTGAGAGCCGTTGGCCATGAGACCCAACCCCCGGCTCGCTACACCGAAGCCTCCTTAGTTAAAACCCTGGAAAGTGAGGGCATTGGTCGCCCCAGTACCTACGCGACCATTATTGGCACCATCATCGACCGGGGGTATGCCCAGATGGTTGGTCATGCGCTCATTCCCACCTTTACGGCTTTCGCCGTTACCACCCTTCTGGAAAAGCACTTTCCTGACTTGGTCGATCCAGGATTTACTGCCCGGATGGAGCAAACCCTGGATGAAATTTCTACGGGTGAAGCTCAATGGCTACCCTATCTACGGAATTTCTATTTGGGAGACAGTGGGCTAGAGACTCAAACTCGGGAACGAGAGGGGGCGATTGACCCCAATGAGGCTCGCACCGTGCAGTTAGAGTCTCCCTCGGAAGCCGCACTGCCCTATAAGGTTCGCATTGGTCGATTTGGTCCCTATATTGAAGTTGAGAATGATAGCGGTTCGGTTAAAGCCTCGATCCCCAAGGATCTCACCCCCGCCGATCTGAGCTTTGAGCAGGTGGAAATACTGCTCCGTCAGAAAACGGAGGGTCCAGATAAGGTGGGTTCCCACCCAGACACGGGAGAACCAATTTATCTCCTCGTCGGCAACTATGGTCCCTATGTCCAGTTAGGAGAAGCAACGGATGCCAGCCCTAAACCAAAGCGAGCTTCCTTGCCCAAGGGTGTCACCACCGACAATCTCACTCTAGAGACGGCAGTGGGTCTCCTCGCCCTCCCCCGTACCCTAGGCACCCATCCTGAGACAGGGGGTAAAATTCAGGCTGGTTTGGGACGATTTGGCCCCTATATCGTCCACGATCAGGGGAAAGAAGGAAAAGATTATCGATCCCTCAAAGCGGGAGATGATGTCCTGACGATCGCCCTGGATCGATCCTTAGAACTCCTGGCAGAGCCGAAAGGACGCCGGGGCAGTCGTGGCCAGATCAAACCCCTACGGGAGCTGGGGGCACATCCCGAAGATGCAGACCCTGTGAATCTTTATAACGGTCCCTATGGGCCTTATATCAAACATGGCAAAACCAATGTCTCGCTGCCTGAGGGAGAGACGATTGAAACAGTCACCCTAGCCATGGCGCTGGAGCTACTGGCGGCTAAATCCTCCCAGAAGAAGTCGGGACGAAAAACCAGTAAAGCTACTGCGATTCAGACTCCGGCCACCACTAAAACCTCTAAAACCACCAAAACATCCCGCAAAACCGTTGGTACGCCCGCTAAAACAGGGAAGCCGAGAGGGAGTCGCAAAACGACTTCATCAGGATCGTGA
- a CDS encoding biotin transporter BioY, whose product MAASTELLWALVGLFLTINGTFLEAQITNPPWYWSLSGIETYPLGVTYQVGAVLLTGCLGGRNAALISQIAYLGLGLFGYPIISVFAQGGGLDYLTEPTFGYLLGFIPAAWVCGYLAFKLPTRLELLALSCLAGLLTIHSTGLLYLVLGHLLQWGKDLAALSLPEAILNYSLVPLPGQLIITCAVAILAFFAALSDALLGCWG is encoded by the coding sequence GTGGCAGCTTCCACTGAACTTCTCTGGGCTTTAGTTGGTTTATTCCTGACGATTAATGGCACCTTTTTAGAAGCCCAAATTACCAATCCTCCTTGGTATTGGAGCCTCAGTGGAATCGAAACCTATCCTCTAGGTGTCACCTACCAGGTGGGGGCGGTTTTACTGACAGGATGTTTGGGGGGGCGGAATGCGGCGTTGATCTCGCAAATTGCCTACCTGGGTCTGGGTTTATTTGGCTATCCAATCATTTCTGTCTTTGCCCAGGGGGGTGGTCTGGACTACCTGACCGAGCCAACTTTTGGCTATTTGCTGGGGTTCATTCCTGCTGCTTGGGTCTGTGGCTATCTGGCTTTTAAGCTACCGACTCGTCTGGAGTTACTGGCTCTGAGTTGTTTGGCAGGGCTGTTGACCATTCATAGCACCGGATTGCTCTACCTGGTGTTGGGACACCTGTTGCAATGGGGAAAGGACTTAGCGGCCTTGTCTCTCCCTGAGGCGATCCTGAATTATTCCCTGGTACCCCTGCCCGGTCAGTTGATTATTACCTGTGCCGTTGCCATCCTGGCGTTTTTTGCTGCGCTATCTGATGCTCTACTAGGATGCTGGGGGTAA
- a CDS encoding DUF4330 domain-containing protein, producing the protein MALIDPQGRLLGKISILDLGAALVILLVVVGIFFFPGTSGSVAQIGVATKPVEVDVMVKGLGVSNPQSLVKPGEKTNLIIRNQPYGQINVKSVEILPRTTPVPQPDGSVKALPDPRPELKFSADLLLTLSGEAKITSKGPVLGNSNIKVGTLVELEGLTYDFNASVIDVRIQP; encoded by the coding sequence ATGGCTCTGATAGATCCGCAAGGACGTTTATTGGGCAAAATCAGTATTCTTGACCTGGGAGCCGCCTTGGTGATTTTGCTGGTAGTTGTCGGTATCTTTTTCTTCCCTGGTACCTCTGGTTCGGTTGCCCAAATTGGCGTGGCCACAAAGCCCGTTGAGGTCGATGTCATGGTCAAAGGCTTGGGGGTCAGTAATCCCCAAAGCCTAGTCAAGCCCGGTGAGAAGACAAATTTGATTATTCGGAATCAGCCCTACGGTCAAATTAATGTCAAGTCGGTGGAAATTTTGCCCCGTACCACCCCTGTCCCTCAACCCGACGGCTCTGTAAAAGCCTTGCCAGATCCCAGACCGGAACTGAAATTCAGTGCCGATCTCTTACTCACCCTGAGCGGTGAGGCCAAAATCACTAGCAAAGGCCCCGTACTGGGCAATAGCAATATCAAAGTTGGTACCTTGGTAGAACTGGAAGGGTTAACCTATGACTTTAATGCCAGTGTGATTGATGTGCGGATTCAGCCTTAA
- a CDS encoding DUF1995 family protein, giving the protein MVTLPQSLEEAIDQSRSATQAAISAGYTRLQIELLLPELKPMPVAQEWLLPTAPETWLPAPCKVLFADAGAGALARREWPLANVAIYGLGELKATVEPGDQSFVLIAPSAVEVETVEKLCQQVGERPLIMLNPRLEDASVTGIGYVGRQLRQRFLNTFEPCYYLRPLEGAVLFRSYPTPWQIWLEQAGSHQCVAEVPLKPIGDELDRLLMQASGQRRRQGGFLADLQRLLRTLNR; this is encoded by the coding sequence ATGGTGACACTGCCCCAATCCCTGGAAGAAGCAATTGATCAGTCTAGAAGTGCTACCCAAGCTGCGATCTCAGCCGGGTACACACGATTACAAATTGAGCTGCTCCTACCGGAACTCAAACCCATGCCAGTCGCCCAAGAATGGCTGCTACCAACGGCTCCAGAAACCTGGCTACCAGCCCCCTGTAAGGTGCTGTTTGCTGATGCGGGGGCCGGAGCCTTGGCGCGGCGGGAGTGGCCGCTCGCCAATGTGGCAATCTACGGGCTGGGGGAGTTGAAAGCAACCGTAGAACCAGGGGATCAATCCTTTGTGCTGATTGCTCCGTCTGCCGTAGAAGTCGAGACGGTGGAAAAGCTGTGTCAGCAAGTTGGGGAGCGTCCCCTGATCATGCTCAATCCCCGCCTGGAAGATGCCAGCGTTACGGGCATTGGCTATGTGGGACGGCAACTGCGGCAGCGTTTTCTCAATACCTTTGAACCTTGTTACTACCTGCGACCGCTGGAGGGTGCTGTCTTGTTCCGCAGCTATCCAACCCCCTGGCAGATTTGGTTGGAGCAAGCGGGGAGCCATCAATGCGTGGCTGAAGTTCCCCTGAAACCCATCGGTGATGAACTGGATCGGTTGTTGATGCAGGCCAGTGGTCAACGGCGCCGTCAGGGAGGGTTTCTAGCAGACTTACAACGCCTCCTGCGTACCCTCAACAGGTAA
- a CDS encoding M48 family metallopeptidase: protein MRHFWLYPLVALGVALGLIMGAPTRTQAFPWGDLLRQGIEVIRLSTISDRQEVALGQQINRELVGRKIRLYENPALTRYINRLGRQLAANSDRPNLPYRFQVVADRSINAFATMGGFVYVNTGLLRAADNEAQLASVLAHEIGHISSRHAVEQLRKAALEKGIATVAGLEDSRLVSLGVDLAINRPGSRQNELEADQKGLVMLKRSGYAPIAMVDFLKKLQAERSIPSFLSTHPATAARIIALQQAIDPATASQGEGLDGLAYKRQLLSLLES from the coding sequence TTGCGTCATTTCTGGCTCTATCCCTTAGTGGCACTGGGGGTGGCACTGGGATTGATCATGGGTGCACCCACCCGTACCCAGGCATTTCCCTGGGGTGATCTGCTGCGTCAGGGAATTGAAGTCATTCGCCTCTCGACCATTTCTGATCGTCAGGAAGTCGCCCTAGGACAACAAATTAACCGTGAACTCGTCGGGCGAAAAATTCGGCTGTATGAAAATCCCGCCCTGACTCGTTACATTAATCGTTTGGGGCGACAACTAGCAGCCAACAGCGATCGCCCCAATCTCCCCTATCGGTTTCAAGTGGTTGCCGATCGCAGCATTAATGCCTTTGCCACGATGGGAGGCTTTGTCTACGTCAATACGGGCTTACTCCGGGCAGCGGATAATGAGGCCCAACTCGCCAGCGTTCTTGCCCACGAGATTGGACATATCAGCAGTCGTCATGCCGTCGAGCAATTGCGGAAAGCAGCGTTAGAGAAAGGGATAGCGACGGTTGCGGGGCTGGAAGATAGCCGATTGGTTTCCCTGGGGGTGGACTTAGCCATCAACCGCCCCGGTAGTCGTCAGAATGAGTTGGAAGCCGATCAGAAAGGGCTGGTAATGCTGAAACGCTCTGGCTATGCCCCCATCGCCATGGTGGATTTTCTCAAGAAACTACAGGCAGAGCGTTCAATTCCCTCATTTTTGAGTACTCACCCAGCGACTGCTGCCCGGATTATTGCCTTGCAGCAAGCCATTGATCCGGCGACAGCCAGCCAAGGGGAGGGTCTGGATGGATTGGCCTATAAACGCCAATTGCTCAGTCTCTTAGAGTCTTAG
- a CDS encoding toprim domain-containing protein, protein MSTLVIVESPTKARTIRNYLPASYRVEASMGHIRDLPQSASEIPEGVKGEKWAPLGVNVDANFEPLYVVPKDKKKIVKALQDALKEADELLLATDEDREGESISWHLTQLLKPKVPVRRMVFHEITEDAIHAALRNCRDIDEQLVHAQETRRILDRLVGYTLSPLLWKKTCLGIVGRTGTVRGCPPPSNSGAPTPCLSHRELLGS, encoded by the coding sequence ATGTCAACCCTCGTCATCGTTGAATCCCCTACCAAAGCCCGCACGATCCGTAATTACCTGCCCGCCAGCTACCGGGTTGAAGCTTCGATGGGACATATTCGAGACCTGCCCCAGTCAGCCAGCGAAATTCCTGAGGGCGTCAAAGGAGAAAAGTGGGCACCCCTCGGTGTGAATGTCGATGCGAATTTTGAGCCTCTCTATGTGGTTCCCAAGGATAAAAAGAAGATTGTTAAAGCCTTGCAGGATGCTCTGAAAGAAGCCGATGAGTTATTGCTGGCAACGGACGAAGACCGCGAAGGAGAAAGCATTAGCTGGCATCTGACCCAGTTGCTCAAGCCCAAAGTCCCCGTCAGGCGCATGGTCTTCCATGAAATTACGGAGGATGCGATTCACGCTGCCCTTCGGAACTGCCGTGATATTGATGAACAACTGGTGCACGCCCAGGAAACTCGCCGGATTCTCGATCGCTTAGTGGGATATACCCTCTCACCGCTGCTGTGGAAAAAAACTTGCCTGGGGATTGTCGGCAGGACGGGTACAGTCCGTGGCTGTCCGCCTCCTAGTAACTCGGGAGCGCCAACGCCGTGCCTTTCGCACCGGGAGTTATTGGGATCTTAA
- a CDS encoding SUMF1/EgtB/PvdO family nonheme iron enzyme encodes MGDYSRLSQIALSAPSDCPMPSIHRQQIRQWMYQCRQGTLALLEGLQESRLRSQIHAEFSPLGWHLGHIAYTEAYWLLHHAEGRELAGRYQHLFAADGLPKAEREHLPPLITLLAYVHAVRQQTLETLDIAPLETQERLWLWLLQHESQHGETMSFLKQIQQQHTAEVCALTSIHRHPARLHDWIKIPAGEFQQGSDRLDALDNESSQHWVDLPTYWIDRYPVTQGQFASFIQAGGYEHSHWWSADGWRWRQSQGVTQPLYWQEAQPQHPVCGVSAYEAEAYCRFIGKRLPTEAEWEKAASWNPELGRSHPVPLGHGTANANSLQL; translated from the coding sequence ATGGGAGATTATTCACGGCTGAGTCAGATCGCCCTCAGTGCTCCATCGGATTGCCCGATGCCTTCGATCCATCGGCAGCAGATCCGTCAATGGATGTACCAGTGTCGTCAAGGGACATTGGCCTTACTTGAGGGGTTACAAGAGTCAAGGTTGCGATCGCAAATACATGCTGAATTCAGCCCCCTGGGTTGGCACCTGGGACACATCGCCTACACAGAAGCCTACTGGCTTTTGCACCATGCTGAGGGACGGGAACTTGCCGGACGATATCAGCACTTATTTGCTGCCGATGGGCTACCGAAAGCGGAGCGTGAGCATTTACCGCCCCTGATAACTCTGCTGGCCTATGTTCACGCGGTGCGACAGCAAACCCTGGAGACTCTAGACATTGCCCCCCTCGAAACCCAAGAACGACTCTGGCTGTGGTTACTTCAGCACGAGAGTCAACACGGTGAAACCATGAGTTTCCTGAAGCAGATACAGCAGCAACACACTGCTGAGGTTTGCGCCCTCACCTCGATCCATCGTCACCCAGCGCGGCTCCATGACTGGATTAAAATCCCCGCCGGAGAATTTCAGCAAGGCAGCGATCGCCTTGATGCCTTAGACAACGAAAGCTCCCAGCATTGGGTGGATCTCCCCACCTACTGGATCGATCGATATCCTGTCACCCAAGGGCAGTTTGCTAGCTTCATCCAGGCCGGTGGGTATGAGCATTCCCATTGGTGGTCTGCCGATGGTTGGCGCTGGCGACAATCTCAAGGAGTGACCCAGCCCCTCTACTGGCAAGAAGCTCAACCCCAGCATCCCGTGTGTGGGGTCAGTGCCTACGAAGCCGAAGCCTACTGTCGTTTTATTGGCAAGCGTCTGCCCACCGAGGCTGAGTGGGAGAAAGCCGCTAGCTGGAATCCAGAATTGGGGCGATCGCACCCCGTACCCCTGGGGCATGGAACCGCCAACGCCAACTCACTGCAACTATGA
- a CDS encoding NAD(P)H-quinone oxidoreductase subunit N, whose translation MDFASLVAQLNAGTILPEGIVITTLLLVLIADLIAGRSSARWTPYGAIAGLFAAMIALYYQWDTSNPIAFLGEFNGDPLSVVFRGIIALSSAVTILMSIRYVEQTGTSLGEFITILLTATVGGMFLCGADELVTIFVSLETLSISSYLLTGYMKRDPRSNEAALKYLLIGASSSAIFLYGISLLYGLSGGETRLSAIGTNLATLGTGESLGLVIALVFVIAGIAFKISAVPFHQWTPDVYEGSPTPIVAFLSVGSKAAGFALAIRLLAAAFPSMEAQWHYVFTALAVLSMILGNVVALTQTSMKRLLAYSSIGQAGFVMIGLITGTTEGYASMVFYLLVYLFMNLGGFICVILFSLRTGTDQISEYAGLYQKDPLLTLGLSICLLSLGGIPPFAGFFGKLYLFWAGWRAGAYGLVLLGLITSVVSIYYYIRVIKMMVVKEPQEMSEVVKNYPEIRWNLPGMRPLQIGLISTVVATSIAGILSNPLFTLANDAIVNSSVLQAEITRTAVPSVATTKLPPNLLPGEGGQVL comes from the coding sequence ATGGATTTTGCCAGTCTTGTAGCTCAACTCAATGCCGGGACAATCCTGCCAGAGGGCATCGTCATCACCACCTTGTTGCTGGTTTTGATTGCCGACCTGATTGCTGGACGTAGTTCTGCGCGCTGGACTCCCTACGGGGCGATCGCCGGACTGTTCGCAGCGATGATTGCTCTTTATTATCAATGGGATACCAGCAATCCGATTGCCTTCCTGGGAGAATTTAACGGAGATCCCCTGAGTGTGGTCTTCCGGGGGATTATTGCCCTGTCATCAGCGGTGACAATTCTCATGTCGATCCGCTATGTGGAGCAGACAGGAACCTCCCTAGGGGAATTCATTACAATTCTACTGACTGCAACCGTAGGTGGCATGTTTCTTTGCGGTGCTGATGAACTTGTCACCATCTTTGTCTCCCTGGAAACCCTCAGTATCTCCTCTTACTTGCTGACCGGGTACATGAAGCGAGATCCTCGCTCCAACGAAGCAGCCCTCAAATACCTGCTCATTGGGGCATCTAGTTCAGCAATCTTTCTCTACGGCATCTCGTTGCTCTATGGGTTATCAGGGGGTGAAACCCGCCTCAGTGCCATTGGTACCAACCTCGCAACCCTAGGAACGGGAGAATCTCTGGGACTGGTGATTGCCCTCGTATTTGTGATTGCTGGCATTGCCTTCAAAATCTCAGCAGTTCCCTTTCATCAGTGGACTCCAGATGTCTATGAAGGCTCACCAACCCCCATTGTTGCCTTCTTATCCGTTGGCTCTAAGGCCGCAGGATTTGCCTTGGCGATTCGGTTGCTAGCGGCTGCTTTTCCATCCATGGAGGCGCAGTGGCACTATGTGTTTACCGCCTTAGCCGTACTCAGCATGATCCTAGGGAATGTAGTTGCCCTCACCCAAACCAGCATGAAGCGCCTCTTGGCCTACTCATCGATTGGTCAGGCGGGGTTTGTAATGATTGGGTTAATAACGGGAACCACAGAAGGGTATGCCAGTATGGTGTTCTATCTTCTGGTTTACCTGTTTATGAACCTGGGAGGCTTTATTTGTGTGATTCTGTTTTCTCTGCGAACGGGCACCGACCAGATCAGTGAATATGCCGGACTTTATCAGAAAGATCCGCTGTTAACCCTAGGGCTGAGCATTTGTCTGCTGTCCCTTGGGGGCATTCCTCCCTTTGCTGGTTTCTTCGGCAAACTGTATTTGTTCTGGGCTGGTTGGCGAGCCGGTGCCTACGGGTTGGTTCTCTTGGGCTTGATTACCAGTGTGGTCTCGATTTACTACTACATTCGAGTCATCAAGATGATGGTGGTAAAAGAACCTCAGGAAATGTCAGAGGTTGTCAAAAATTATCCAGAGATTCGCTGGAATTTACCGGGGATGCGGCCGTTGCAAATTGGCCTGATCTCAACGGTGGTGGCAACTTCCATCGCCGGCATTCTCTCAAATCCCCTGTTTACCCTGGCGAATGATGCCATTGTCAATAGTTCGGTTCTGCAAGCGGAGATTACTCGGACAGCAGTCCCCAGTGTTGCCACAACGAAACTGCCTCCCAACCTGCTGCCAGGGGAGGGTGGGCAGGTACTCTGA
- a CDS encoding SUMF1/EgtB/PvdO family nonheme iron enzyme translates to MEPPTPTHCNYDHQPGHTTPVQTYPQGQSYYGCDDCLGNVWEWTATDFAPYPNFVGYPYPGYSAAYFDGQHRVLRGGSWATRPWALRNSFRNWYHPGVRQILAGFRCASSQPV, encoded by the coding sequence ATGGAACCGCCAACGCCAACTCACTGCAACTATGATCATCAACCAGGGCACACCACCCCTGTTCAGACCTATCCCCAGGGTCAAAGTTACTATGGCTGTGACGACTGTTTGGGCAACGTTTGGGAATGGACAGCCACTGACTTTGCCCCCTACCCCAATTTTGTTGGCTATCCTTACCCTGGCTACTCTGCCGCTTACTTTGATGGGCAGCATCGTGTCCTTAGAGGTGGCAGTTGGGCAACCCGTCCCTGGGCACTGCGGAACAGTTTTCGTAACTGGTATCATCCCGGTGTGCGGCAAATTCTAGCGGGGTTCCGCTGTGCTTCCAGCCAACCTGTGTGA
- the egtD gene encoding L-histidine N(alpha)-methyltransferase — protein MTTFYEVVNQSQPQPRFQYIPLGTPDQTVDHGEDVIQGLSQVPKTLPCRYFYDDQGSLLFEQICTLPEYYPTRTERRILTTAAAEIAEFTGGCELVELGSGSSSKTRLLLDAYSQLAAPLHYCPIDVSGGMLKTSALELLDQYPQLHICGRVGTYEQALVNLSGDSLGEPTRVISDPDLPRLLIFLGSTIGNLDAVTLQKFLLQVQQALRPGDYFLLGVDLQKSIEILEPAYNDAQGITAAFNLNCLRHLNWRFNGNFDLSQFAHWAFYNTAANQIEMHLRSLVSQTVTLQTLNFRGALAAAETIQTEISRKFDLPTLKTELQAYQLQPLHSWTDPQHWFALLLCQRSISA, from the coding sequence ATGACAACTTTCTATGAAGTGGTGAATCAATCTCAGCCACAACCCCGGTTCCAATACATTCCCCTGGGTACTCCTGACCAGACAGTGGATCACGGTGAGGATGTGATTCAAGGTCTCAGTCAGGTACCCAAAACCCTTCCCTGCCGTTATTTCTACGACGATCAGGGTTCCTTGCTGTTCGAGCAAATCTGCACTCTGCCGGAATATTATCCCACCCGAACTGAACGGCGGATCTTAACCACTGCTGCGGCTGAAATTGCTGAGTTCACCGGTGGGTGCGAACTGGTGGAATTAGGCAGCGGCAGTTCTAGCAAAACCCGTTTGCTGCTGGATGCCTATAGTCAGCTGGCCGCTCCCTTGCACTATTGTCCGATTGATGTCAGTGGCGGGATGCTGAAAACCAGTGCCCTGGAGTTGCTGGATCAGTATCCCCAACTCCACATCTGTGGCCGAGTGGGAACCTATGAGCAAGCCCTGGTCAATTTGTCCGGTGACTCCCTCGGGGAACCAACACGGGTAATCTCCGACCCCGATCTCCCCCGACTGTTGATCTTTTTGGGGAGTACGATTGGCAATCTGGATGCTGTGACCCTCCAGAAATTTCTGCTCCAAGTCCAGCAGGCACTCCGACCCGGCGATTATTTTCTGCTCGGTGTCGATCTGCAAAAATCGATTGAAATCCTGGAGCCTGCCTATAATGACGCTCAGGGGATCACTGCGGCCTTTAACCTCAATTGCTTACGGCATCTGAACTGGCGATTTAACGGCAACTTTGACCTATCGCAATTTGCTCATTGGGCGTTTTATAACACTGCGGCAAACCAGATTGAAATGCACCTCCGGAGTTTGGTCTCCCAAACAGTTACCTTACAAACCCTGAATTTTCGAGGGGCACTGGCAGCGGCGGAAACTATCCAAACAGAAATTTCCCGCAAGTTTGATCTGCCGACCTTAAAGACGGAGCTACAAGCCTATCAACTGCAACCCCTCCATAGTTGGACAGATCCCCAACACTGGTTTGCGCTGCTGCTCTGTCAGCGGTCGATCTCTGCCTGA
- a CDS encoding metallophosphoesterase family protein — MSTNSQRQIVIGDVHGHYAGLMTLLEAIAPSTTDQVYFLGDLIDRGPESSQVVRFVKEGSHQCLLGNHEQFLLDAFPDNQIQNQALQSWLYSGGHMTLVSYGEDMDLLLEHVEWMRTLPLYIDLGAVWLVHAGVNPQMPLEAQGAQEFCWVREAFHSHPQPYFPDKLIIAGHTITFTLPGVAPGELAQGAGWLDIDTGAYHPKSGWLTGLDLTNRQVYQVNVYQDCQRTLSWEAAITHIEPAQVIRHRQLLRL; from the coding sequence ATGAGTACCAACAGCCAGCGTCAGATCGTTATCGGAGATGTGCATGGACATTACGCTGGCCTTATGACCCTACTGGAGGCGATCGCACCCAGTACAACGGATCAGGTTTACTTTTTGGGGGATTTGATTGACCGAGGACCCGAGAGCTCCCAGGTAGTTCGGTTTGTGAAAGAGGGTTCCCATCAATGTCTTTTGGGGAACCACGAACAATTTTTGTTAGATGCGTTTCCAGACAATCAGATCCAAAATCAAGCCTTGCAATCATGGCTCTATAGCGGCGGCCACATGACTCTGGTGAGCTATGGCGAGGATATGGATCTGCTGCTGGAGCATGTGGAGTGGATGCGAACGTTACCCCTATACATCGATCTAGGAGCTGTTTGGCTCGTCCATGCCGGAGTCAACCCCCAGATGCCCTTGGAAGCGCAAGGGGCTCAGGAATTCTGCTGGGTTCGTGAAGCCTTTCACAGTCATCCCCAGCCTTACTTCCCGGATAAATTAATCATTGCCGGACATACGATTACCTTCACCCTCCCTGGGGTTGCCCCCGGTGAGTTGGCTCAGGGTGCGGGGTGGTTAGATATCGATACCGGAGCTTACCATCCCAAGAGCGGCTGGTTGACAGGGCTGGATCTCACCAATCGCCAAGTCTATCAGGTCAATGTCTACCAGGACTGCCAGCGAACCCTCTCCTGGGAAGCAGCCATTACCCACATCGAACCAGCCCAGGTGATTCGCCATCGCCAGTTGCTAAGACTCTAA